From a region of the Methanophagales archaeon genome:
- a CDS encoding helix-turn-helix domain-containing protein, translating into MSIANTVVNEIFGRGKDLPKVLTEAIKHELGVSIGEFSEKSGIPVSTLYKILAGERDPNLRTFRKIIDTIRAIEIGSAEKRRFIAVICSRGCLDVLDRRKISIGEESFDIKEYAVTTMEEAIIAAIQAEKEGASALVCAPIVSPTVERIVNIPVATIRPRTSIMLAIELAAKKIC; encoded by the coding sequence ATGAGCATTGCCAATACCGTTGTGAACGAGATATTCGGGCGTGGTAAGGACCTGCCAAAAGTCCTCACCGAGGCTATCAAGCATGAACTTGGCGTTAGCATAGGTGAATTCAGTGAGAAATCGGGTATACCAGTAAGTACACTCTATAAGATCCTCGCTGGTGAGAGGGACCCGAACTTACGCACCTTCAGGAAGATAATAGATACAATAAGGGCGATAGAGATAGGAAGTGCAGAAAAGAGGAGATTCATCGCTGTTATTTGCTCCCGGGGCTGTCTTGACGTGTTGGACCGGAGGAAGATAAGCATAGGAGAAGAGAGCTTTGATATCAAGGAGTACGCAGTAACGACTATGGAGGAAGCGATAATAGCAGCGATTCAAGCGGAGAAGGAAGGCGCTTCCGCTCTTGTCTGTGCCCCTATTGTCAGTCCAACAGTGGAGAGGATAGTAAATATACCTGTTGCGACGATAAGACCAAGGACGAGTATTATGTTGGCTATTGAACTGGCAGCGAAGAAAATATGTTGA